One genomic window of Mercenaria mercenaria strain notata chromosome 2, MADL_Memer_1, whole genome shotgun sequence includes the following:
- the LOC128555088 gene encoding cartilage intermediate layer protein 1-like, producing MAKALSNKKPRYIHTSLTSNLELRDREKSVPESTETVESTLNDYAVVRQSASPHCTRTEIALVIVIIIALGIVTSLIVTLTTKKDDGDGGKQTTGDAIQATTSPLQETTGTTMEGNLWAPWEDWTLCTATCGSGIHKRYRSCTAEKSSKCSGNYVETKICTEATCPAYGKWTTWTPWSSCDVSCGGGTQTRARTCAIVDPTNLDCVGKPSQNKTCSIWECPDCSRTCAIGTLNTDCDTCICEGTTVTGRVSALTTGNPVSNAAFYASTAPLKVLTRSNSTGFFALNATCIATELLVVRDGFIDALVEVNNLYMEITMNRRVLPYLTEMPQSRRRLVGEDVSFCCTAAANPTIEYYEWLKEGILLKESLQNTSKLTLTNLKTNDSSKYQCRANSQAGAILSPTATLSVKEFSGDFCADALQQKTIALPDDCVQASTNTATFEVGECISKGCREYTTAESGTCHDETWSCCTVGEAVLETIQCSGYELDVIIVRACSCAPCTSNSLEISLTALGLEDGLPLKYGDVLVNGIFKGYTSGSGMFNFEVTRNSTKISIKLIDNFVKQYLPAVKIVEITDDLNGILHFDIWMIKAAQPVEIDSRVENTLIAGGTVDNATEPIIQISIPANAFYYINGTPYAGTVEASLTFLDPTNNTVLQNIPGVFQFVDEEGQTGLLASLGVFNLYFEDTVGEGLVLDDVADMYIPSELDEQINDQSIKLWKLNSEAGVWEYVTPGTGMRRRKRQVSTGWIGEIDWTNIDRQDWWNYDDVKSLTQDPCYFKVRLFMDQKLSENIANPIASVKAEYHYIRNKIVTSFRHTISYPENECLYAICENKITYLSLYYSAGNENRALFAALPKFGENSLYHELMDENKVLKIQTISSYDGPFYNDKNKCEASTTADSHLRYFYRETSEGYTFNYIYVQVKAETDEERNTQTKISRKTWFPNRPSKGYKACYMKVRFIFEGDKSLAQHEYFKLEAVSYGGTNTNIKNEMLGTRIYYIKTFEKTSSLCVEYKCSGPLVVVFADEESDNTKVELKWTHSGNCLECNVTEEADFVSNDPTGLNRSQLHSKNGIYELYAPVDSVPNSGLYSGESYNNDLEQAKTNSKLECRSGKSYNYDENNPDRGVAVTFSCKNK from the exons ATGGCGAAAGCGTTGTCTAACAAAAAGCCTAGGTACATACATACCTCGTTAACATCAAACTTGGAATTGCGTGACAGAGAAAAGTCTGTTCCTGAGTCAACAGAGACCGTCGAGTCAACTTTGAATGACTATGCTGTCGTAAGACAATCTGCATCACCGCACTGCACAAGAACAGAGATCGCTTTagttattgttataattattgctTTAGGTATTGTCACGTCACTTATTGTCACTTTAACAACGAAGAAAGATGACGGGGATGGAGGAAAACAAACAACAG GTGATGCCATACAGGCAACGACATCCCCGTTGCAGGAAACAACTGGCACCACAATGg AGGGCAATCTTTGGGCACCTTGGGAAGACTGGACACTATGTACAGCCACCTGCGGTTCTGGCATTCATAAACGCTATCGTAGCTGTACTGCAGAAAAATCATCAAAATGCTCGGGAAATTATGTCGAGACAAAAATTTGTACGGAGGCAACATGTCCAG CATATGGCAAATGGACGACATGGACACCATGGAGTAGTTGTGATGTCTCTTGTGGCGGAGGAACTCAAACACGGGCTAGAACTTGTGCTATAGTAGACCCCACCAATCTCGACTGTGTTGGGAAACCttcacaaaataaaacatgttccATCTGGGAATGTCCAg ATTGTAGCAGAACATGTGCAATTGGAACTCTTAACACCGACTGTGATACTTGCATTTGTGAAGGAACGACCGTCACGGGAAGGGTTAGTGCATTGACAACAGGCAATCCCGTGAGCAATGCAGCGTTTTATGCTAGTACCGCGCCGCTCAAAGTATTGACTCGAAGCAATTCAACCGGTTTCTTCGCACTGAATGCAACATGTATAGCCACAGAACTACTTGTTGTCAGGGATGGTTTTATTGATGCTCTTGTGGAagtaaataatttatacatgGAAATTACCATGAATAGACGgg TTTTGCCGTACCTGACAGAAATGCCACAGTCAAGAAGGCGATTAGTTGGTGAGGATGTGTCGTTTTGTTGTACAGCTGCTGCAAATCCAACTATCGAGTATTATGAATG GCTTAAGGAAGGCATTCTGTTGAAGGAATCGCTACAGAATACAAGCAAGCTTACTTTAACTAATCTTAAAACTAATGACAGTTCAAAATATCAATGCAGAGCCAATAGCCAGGCAGGCGCAATTTTATCTCCTACCGCTACACTCTCCGTGAAAG AGTTTTCTGGGGATTTCTGTGCTGACGCTCTACAACAGAAGACAATAGCTTTACCCGATGACTGTGTTCAGGCTAGCACAAATACAGCAACTTTCGAAGTCGGGGAATGTATATCTAAAGGTTGCAGGGAATATACAACAGCCGAATCTGGCACATGTCATGACGAAACGTGGTCATGTTGTACAGTTGGGGAAGCAGTCTTGGAAACAATTCAATGTTCCGGATACGAACTCGATGTAATTATTGTAAGGGCCTGTAGCTGTGCTCCCTGCACGAGTAATTCCCTGGAAATTTCTCTGACGGCGCTTGGATTAGAGGATGGATTACCATTAAAATATGGAGACGTCTTGGTAAATGGTATTTTCAAAGGCTACACAAGTGGTTCTGGAATGTTTAATTTCGAAGTTACGAGAAATTCAACGAAAATAagtattaaattgatagataatTTTGTCAAGCAATACCTTCCTGCAGTAAAGATCGTTGAAATCACAGATGATTTGAATGGGATACTCCATTTTGACATTTGGATGATTAAAGCCGCGCAACCTGTTGAAATTGACTCCAGAGTAGAAAATACTTTAATAGCGGGTGGAACAGTTGATAATGCAACTGAACCAATAATTCAGATATCGATTCCAGCTAatgcattttattacattaaCGGTACCCCGTACGCTGGAACAGTAGAAGCCAGTCTTACTTTTCTTGATCCAACTAATAATacagttttgcaaaatattcCTGGCGTGTTTCAGTTTGTTGATGAGGAGGGACAGACAGGGCTCCTCGCATCCCTCGGTGTTTTTAATCTGTACTTTGAAGATACGGTTGGAGAAGGTCTCGTCTTAGATGATGTTGCTGACATGTATATACCATCAGAACTTGACGAGCAAATCAACGACCAGAGTATTAAATTATGGAAACTTAATTCAGAAGCAGGAGTTTGGGAGTATGTGACGCCTGGTACAGGAATGAGAAGACGAAAAAGACAAGTTAGTACTGGTTGGATCGGCGAAATAGATTGGACGAACATTGACAGACAGGACTGGTGGAATTATGATGATGTTAAATCGTTAACCCAGGACCCTTGCTACTTCAAAGTACGTTTGTTCATGGACCAAAAACTTTCGGAAAACATCGCTAACCCCATAGCATCAGTTAAAGCTGAATACCATTATATTCGGAATAAAATTGTAACAAGTTTTAGGCACACTATATCTTATCCAGAAAATGAATGCTTATATGCCATTTGTGAAAACAAAATTACTTATTTGTCACTTTATTATTCCGCGGGAAATGAGAACAGGGCATTGTTTGCAGCGCTACCCAAATTTGGGGAAAACAGTCTTTATCATGAATTAATGGATGAAAACAAAGTTCTGAAAATTCAAACGATATCCTCTTATGATGGACctttttataatgataaaaacaaatgtgAAGCTTCAACTACTGCCGATTCTCATCTTAGATACTTTTATAGGGAAACTAGTGAAGGATATACTTTTAACTATATATACGTGCAGGTGAAAGCAGAAACAGATGAAGAACGGAACACACAGACTAAAATCAGCCGAAAAACATGGTTTCCAAATCGACCGTCCAAAGGTTATAAAGCTTGTTATATGAAAGTACGGTTTATTTTTGAGGGAGATAAGTCTCTAGCTCAGCATGAATACTTCAAATTAGAGGCAGTAAGTTACGGCGGAACAAACACAAATATTAAGAATGAAATGCTTGGCACTCGAATTTATTATATTAAGACTTTTGAAAAAACGTCTTCGCTGTGTGTCGAGTATAAATGCAGTGGACCATTAGTGGTAGTATTTGCAGATGAAGAGTCTGATAACACAAAAGTTGAATTAAAATGGACGCATTCTGGTAATTGTTTAGAATGTAATGTTACAGAAGAAGCAGATTTCGTTTCAAACGATCCTACTGGCTTGAACAGATCACAGCTTCATAGTAAAAATGGAATATACGAGCTCTATGCACCCGTAGACAGTGTCCCTAATAGTGGTCTATATTCTGGCGAAAGTTACAATAATGATTTGGAACAAGCGAAAACAAATTCGAAACTGGAGTGTCGATCAGGGAAATCATACAATTATGATGAGAACAACCCAGACCGTGGGGTGGCTGTTACATTCTCTTGTAAAAAcaagtaa